Part of the Lotus japonicus ecotype B-129 chromosome 6, LjGifu_v1.2 genome, CTTCCTCACTCTAGTCAAACATTTTATGGGATTTCTTTCGCTTTTTTAAATGTTATTATCTAAAAAATTATCAACCCAAGTCCAACCCATGCCAGTTCACCCGATTTAACCGTAGAACTCGTACCCACTTAACCCGAAGGCTAAAACGGAGAAAATCGACATATAAttactatgtttttttttttttgagattttACACCCGAAATAGTCCATAGCTAACTAAAACTCTAGTAAGACCTAGAAGTTGACACATGATTTGATGTATGTTATAATGTGAGTTCATGATTCATTCATTTGGCGCTCACTTGTTTGTCCATAGCTAACTTGTCTCATCTCACTTTCATATTACTCAAGGGCATGGCCAGGAATAGGCAGTTACAACGATTTTCCAGGAAAGAAAGAAGAGCATTTTCCCGCCTCAAGATGGCACTTTCCCGAGAAAACTTATTTTCCCGCCCAAATTTTCCGGGAATATCCACGCTTCTCAACCACCCTCGCTGCTCTTTCTTCATCCCCGCGCTATGCATACTCGTCTGCGTCGTCTACCTCCTCACGCAGTTCATCTTCACCGTAAACCTTCTCTCCTACCCACCGGTGAGTGAGCGAGTCAGTGACCTCAATTTCTTTTCCTCTCGCCAATTTCTCGCTCTAATTCGTTCGATTTCGTTTCTTTGAAGCTCGATTTCGACGCACCGCGCAGATCACACCTCGATTCTTCTTCGGATGTGTTTCACTCCGCGGAGGCTTTCCGACGTGATTACCAGAAGATGGAGGAGGAGTTCAAGGTGTTCGTGTACCCTGACGGAGATCCTGATACCTATTTCCACTCGCCGAGGAAACTCACCGGCAAGTACGCAAGTGAAGGATACTTcttcaagaacatcagagagAGTCGATTCCTCACCCTCGATCCTCATCTCGCTCACCTCTTCTTCATTCCTCTTTCTTGCCACAAAATGCGAGGCAAAGTATGACCTAATTTCCTTCTTGCACTTCTCAATCACCTGATAATTCAGCATTAATTGAATAGGTCTTCAATTGCAGTAAATTTAACAATCATTAGGTTTTAAGTGCGTAGCATTATGTTAGATTTGATGTCATTGATTCTCTAGTGGTATCGATTTTATCTGTTCAGTGTTAAATTCAAGCGTTGAAATCAAAGTGTAGCACTAGCTAATTCTTCCTATACTGCATATATAGCTGATGATTCTTCTTCACATATTAGCAATAGATTCTTGATCTTGAATTCGCTTTCGCGTGTGTATGTATGATATTCTAGTGTTATGGTCATGATAGAAGTGAAATTTCCTAGAAGTTTTTTAAATTGCGGTAACCGTAATTAAGACCACAACATTGAGGGTTTTTGAGTGGTCGCGCTGCAATGGTATCACAACCACAATTTTGACAGTATCAATCTGCATTTGTGTGTAATTCCACGACATAACCACAATATCAGTTTAACATGGCTCCCGGATTGCTTTTGATGCAGGGGTTGAATTACACGGCTATGATTGAGGAAGTCCAGGCTTATGTGGAGAGCCTAAGATTCAAGTACCCTTATTGGAACAGAACATTGGGAGCTGATCACTTTTTTGTGACTTGCCACGACATTGGTGTCAAGGCTACTGAAGGAGTTCCGCATCTGGTGAAGAATTCGATTCGAGTGGTTTGTTCATCGAGTTATGACGATGACTATATTCCACATAAGGATGTTGCCCTCCCACAAGTGCAGCTGCCATTTTTTCACACTCGAGGGGGAGGGAATGACATGAAGAACAGGTAGCTCTACATTTGTCTTAATTTATTTCTCTACAAATGCTATACTTCTTTCACCTATCTTAAACAGAAGTTTTAATTAATGTCAGTGAAAATATTGCAGGAATACACTTGCTTTCTGGGCTGGTCGTTCTGATTCCAAATTGAAAGTTAAACTTGCAGCTATATGGGACAATGATACTGAACTGGACATCCAGAACAACAGGGTCGACCTTCGAGCAACCGGGTCTGTTGTATATATGGAGAAACTTTATAAATCCAAGTTTTGTCTGTGCCCGCATGGGCCTGTGGGTAGCAGCCGTATCGCAGACTCAATCCATTACGGATGTGTTCCAGGTAAACCATATCAGCATGTTGAAAACCTCAATTTCTtatgttctgttctgttctctTAAAATTTATGCTTTCCTTTTCCATAGTTTAGTTAATTTGTTACCCCTACTTctatcattttcttttgtagctcTTTTGCAAGCTGCATAAGTTTTTCTGCATCCAGAGAACTTTTGTGGCTATTGCAAACAGTCTCCAATAGGGAGTAGCCCAACGGATTTTACCATTGAGTAACATACTTGCACATTTTGTAATAGGATAAAGCTCCAAGTAACTAACCACCTTAGAGATCTACtagaaaatgcattaaataagctccaataagtatGGTTTACATCCAAACGGGTACTTAGTCTAACTCCCATTTTTGCTCTTCAGAAAAAAAAGACATGGACAATTTCTTCTATCAAATTTCATTTTCTGCACAAACCTGAGATGGGTGGCTTATCCACTACGAGGGAGAAGAAAGTTTTTAGAAAATTTaactaaaagaaaagaaaatggccAAGGTCAAGAGATCCCTTCAAAGTGCACCTCACCAGTTACTGATTCATGTTGGTAACCTGTATATATTTATGCATCTCTTACAGATACGTATTAAGTAAAAATGAGGGTTAAGTTATTAGTTTCTGAATTTTGGATTCAGGCATTTGCGCCATTCATAATGGAAAAAGTTGTTATATACAACTAGTCCAAATTATGTAGCTTACCTCTAAACTTTTTGTTAAATACATATAAAAGATGTGCTATTTGTTGCCATCCATTAAAAAATAAGCTGTTCACAGACTCCCTAGCTTGTCTTTAAATGCAGTCTCTTAACAGAAGTTCTTGTCCATCTTTCTGCAGTTATAATGTCAAACTATTATGACTTGCCTTTTAATGATATCCTGGATTGGAGTAAATTCTCTGTTATACTGAAGGAAACTGACGTTTATAAGCTCAAAGACATTCTCAGAAGCATACCTGAGAAACAATTCGTGGCATTGAATCAGAACTTGGTGAAGGTACTATACATCAAAAGTACTAAATTTCAGTTTCTGAACTTCTAAATGTTAAATGTAGGTTTTGTGTTATCTGTGAGGATCTTACTGTGTAACTCATCCTAGCATGACAAGTTGGAAGCTTTGATCTACTTCTAAAAGCTTTGATCATACTGACTTAATTATTTCATGACATTTATGTACTTACTACTTAGTGCTTGTTTTGTGTTTGTAAATTTAAAAGGACAACAAATTATACAAAGAAATAAAGCATTCTTTCGATGATTCTATCATCATATCTGTAATATCTCATAGTGCAGCCAGTATAGTATCACCGCATACATTTATTTTACATCTCACATCACCTTAGCATATTTTGCTGACAGCAATATGCTCCAAGTTTGCAAAAACTATGCATAGAATATTGCTGTTAGACAGATAACTTCAATTTTTCATGTATATTTCTTATAATTTTCTGTTTATGTGACTCAGGTCCAGAAGCATTTCAACTGGAATACACCTCCAGTCAGACTAGATGCGTTTCATATGGTGATGTATGAACTCTGGCTACGGCGTCATCTGATTAGGTATTCGCACATTTTTTAGGAAGCAAATTTACACTTGACTCCTAGTTGGTGAAACCCCAGAACAAAACATGTTTTACCA contains:
- the LOC130724129 gene encoding probable glycosyltransferase At5g03795, producing MARNRQLQRFSRKERRAFSRLKMALSRENLFSRPNFPGISTLLNHPRCSFFIPALCILVCVVYLLTQFIFTVNLLSYPPLDFDAPRRSHLDSSSDVFHSAEAFRRDYQKMEEEFKVFVYPDGDPDTYFHSPRKLTGKYASEGYFFKNIRESRFLTLDPHLAHLFFIPLSCHKMRGKGLNYTAMIEEVQAYVESLRFKYPYWNRTLGADHFFVTCHDIGVKATEGVPHLVKNSIRVVCSSSYDDDYIPHKDVALPQVQLPFFHTRGGGNDMKNRNTLAFWAGRSDSKLKVKLAAIWDNDTELDIQNNRVDLRATGSVVYMEKLYKSKFCLCPHGPVGSSRIADSIHYGCVPVIMSNYYDLPFNDILDWSKFSVILKETDVYKLKDILRSIPEKQFVALNQNLVKVQKHFNWNTPPVRLDAFHMVMYELWLRRHLIRYSHIF